A part of Pseudomonas sp. HR96 genomic DNA contains:
- a CDS encoding phosphatase PAP2 family protein: MPSTDLHPRSRPFSAKLYLGLPVLIMIALCLLELTSIDMDLERLFYNPLEHTFTGKHSYWLETVLHDRAKQVVIAIGVFAAIGYGLSYVVKRLLPYRREFIFVVVAMTLSTSYTNPVKTMTGVQCPWDLTEFGGQQAYSKLLQPRPPTADPGRCWPGGHAATGFTLFTLFFVLRDRRPRAARAALAVAFTMGSVFSIGRMIQGAHFLSHNIWAAVFCWLICLGTYYVMLYRPRSVAVVEKRRAAVVVDVPAAVITAN, from the coding sequence ATGCCTTCGACCGACCTGCACCCCCGCTCCCGCCCGTTCAGCGCCAAGCTGTACCTTGGCCTGCCTGTGCTGATCATGATCGCACTGTGCTTGCTGGAACTGACCTCTATCGACATGGATCTTGAGCGGTTGTTCTATAACCCGCTGGAACATACCTTCACCGGCAAGCACAGCTACTGGCTGGAGACCGTACTGCACGACCGCGCCAAGCAGGTGGTGATCGCCATCGGCGTCTTCGCAGCCATCGGCTATGGGCTCAGTTATGTGGTCAAACGTTTGCTGCCGTACCGTCGCGAGTTCATCTTCGTGGTGGTGGCGATGACGTTGTCGACCAGCTACACCAACCCGGTCAAGACCATGACTGGCGTGCAATGCCCTTGGGACCTTACCGAGTTCGGCGGCCAGCAGGCCTACAGCAAGCTGTTGCAGCCGCGCCCTCCTACGGCTGACCCGGGTCGTTGCTGGCCAGGCGGGCATGCTGCCACCGGCTTCACCCTGTTCACCCTGTTCTTCGTGCTGCGCGACCGCCGCCCCCGTGCCGCTCGTGCGGCGTTGGCGGTGGCCTTTACCATGGGGTCGGTGTTTTCCATCGGCCGGATGATTCAGGGTGCGCATTTTCTTTCGCACAATATCTGGGCTGCGGTGTTCTGCTGGTTGATCTGTCTGGGGACTTACTACGTGATGTTGTACAGGCCCAGATCTGTTGCGGTGGTGGAGAAGCGCCGTGCGGCGGTGGTGGTGGATGTACCGGCGGCGGTGATCACCGCCAACTAG